A part of Ptychodera flava strain L36383 chromosome 11, AS_Pfla_20210202, whole genome shotgun sequence genomic DNA contains:
- the LOC139143358 gene encoding voltage-dependent L-type calcium channel subunit beta-1-like isoform X6 yields MVDIPHDFAFQGSEDSNYGRPSDSDLSLDEEREAIKRETERQARVQLEKAKLKPVAFAVRTNVSFDGSLDDDSPVQGAAISFEVKDFLHIKEKYNNDWWIGRLVKEGSDVGFIPSPVKIENMKLQQSTQSRTGKLGTNSSKLPMSPTRKSTSSLLSNKAATLPLSSKASHASFPHHSKSSSGSNLGDVVAIANSKSSNSRGSTPPTPGVDTEQNGVDEDTDSLGKSKGSTMSPQPKEKRKPFFKKQENVPPYDVVPSMRPVVLVGPSLKGYEVTDMMQKALFDYLKHRFEGRIAITRVTADIALAKRSVLNNPNKRVIMERSNSRSSSIAEVQAEIERIFELARSMQLIVLDCDTINHPAQLAKTSLAPFIVYLKIANPKVLTRLIKSRGKSQSRNLNVQLVASDKLAQCSPDMFDVILDENQLEDACEHLADYLEAYWNATRPQIQTGPPKPPPVHNAVARTMSPLTNLLSRVNSSHGHRDSDKHHQRERERDHDRDHDRKREIELERRDRGGDHRDRISEQDQFDEFRRDERDRPRDFPRRDELDRYEDRYDNRYADERYQMQERSRDRGYDSRDPRYDHDPRDMRDPRMDHDRQSRADRNTIERDRLRDRNYDYVERDHRGDRHTIERDVYYDREHDPYDRDRDYENRHPMDRERPERARSRERSEYRDDRDRMGYMHSSPGYSSSQRPSSQSRYPDQGPPRERLIRDQSPAAMRASHIKT; encoded by the exons GGATCAGAAGACTCTAACTATGGCCGCCCATCAGATTCAGACCTCTCACTAGATGAAGAAAGGGAAGCGATCAAAAGGGAAACCGAGAGGCAAGCAAGGGTGCAACTAGAAAAAGCCAAG TTAAAACCTGTAGCATTTGCTGTTAGAACTAATGTTAGTTTTGACGGTTCATTAGACGATGACTCCCCAGTCCAAGGTGCTGCTATCTCCTTTGAGGTCAAAGATTTTTTACACATAAAAGAG AAATACAACAATGACTGGTGGATAGGCAGGCTAGTGAAGGAAGGCAGTGATGTTGGCTTCATACCCAGCCCTGTCAAGATTGAAAACATGAAGTTGCAACAATCAACGCAAAGTAGAACAGGAAAATTAGGCACCAA TAGCAGTAAGTTACCGATGTCCCCGACGAGAAAGTCGACGTCATCGTTACTCTCGAATAAAGCTGCAACCCTACCCCTCAGTAGTAAAGCTAGTCATGCCTCTTTCCCTCACCATAGCAAATCTAGCAGTGGTTCTAACCTGGGAGATGTCGTTGCCATAGCAAATTCCAAATCATCTAACTCAAGAGGATCAACTCCACCAACACCAG GTGTTGACACTGAACAGAATGGGGTGGACGAAGACACGGACTCCCTAGGCAAGTCAAAAGGAAGCACCATGTCACCTCAGCCAAAGGAGAAAAGGAAACCATTCTTCAAAAAG CAAGAAAATGTACCTCCATATGATGTTGTGCCTTCAATGCGGCCAGTGGTGTTAGTGGGTCCATCATTGAAAGGCTATGAGGTAACAGACATGATGCAGAAGGCATTATTTGACTATCTCAAACATAGATTTGAAGGAAG GATAGCAATAACAAGAGTGACAGCAGACATAGCATTAGCCAAGCGTTCAGTACTGAACAATCCAAATAAACGTGTAATAATGGAGAGGTCAAACAGTAGGTCTTCTAGTATAG CTGAAGTGCAAGCAGAAATAGAGAGGATCTTTGAATTAGCCAGATCAATGCAGCTGATAGTGTTAGACTGTGATACCATCAACCACCCTGCCCAACTAGCCAAGACTTCACTCGCACCATTTATAGTATATCTCAAAATAGCTAATCCAAAA GTTTTAACAAGACTCATCAAATCCAGGGGGAAATCGCAGAGTAGAAATCTGAATGTACAGCTGGTAGCATCAGACAAACTAGCACAGTGTTCGCCG GATATGTTTGACGTAATTTTAGATGAAAACCAACTAGAGGATGCTTGTGAGCATTTAGCAGATTATTTAGAAGCGTATTGGAATGCAACTCGTCCACAGATTCAAACAGGTCCACCGAAACCACCCCCAGTTCATAATGCAGTTGCACGAACAATGTCACCACTAACTAACTTATTGTCGCGAGTGAACTCGTCTCATGGACACCGCGACAGTGACAAGCATCATCAGAGGGAACGTGAGCGAGATCATGACAGAGACCACGACAGGAAACGTGAAATAGAACTTGAGAGGCGGGACAGGGGTGGTGATCACCGAGACAGGATTTCTGAACAAGATCAATTCGATGAGTTTCGTCGGGACGAACGCGACAGGCCAAGAGATTTTCCAAGACGCGATGAACTAGATCGATACGAagatcgctatgacaatagatATGCTGATGAGAGATATCAGATGCAAGAACGGTCACGGGATCGGGGTTATGATTCTCGTGATCCTCGATACGATCATGACCCCAGAGACATGCGTGACCCACGAATGGATCATGACAGGCAATCAAGAGCTGACCGAAACACAATTGAACGTGACCGGTTGCGAGATAGGAATTACGATTATGTTGAACGAGATCATAGAGGAGACAGGCACACTATAGAACGGGATGTATATTACGATCGTGAACATGATCCTTATGATAGAGACCGGGATTACGAAAACCGGCACCCCATGGATCGGGAGCGACCCGAAAGGGCACGAAGTCGTGAACGTTCTGAGTACCGTGATGACAGAGATAGAATGGGATATATGCATTCTAGTCCTGGGTATTCAAGCTCGCAAAGACCGTCTTCACAATCTAGATACCCTGATCAAGGTCCGCCACGTGAACGATTGATACGTGATCAGTCACCAGCTGCCATGCGGGCATCACATATTAAAACTTAG
- the LOC139143358 gene encoding voltage-dependent L-type calcium channel subunit beta-1-like isoform X8 — protein sequence MLSCIQVQPETGSEDSNYGRPSDSDLSLDEEREAIKRETERQARVQLEKAKLKPVAFAVRTNVSFDGSLDDDSPVQGAAISFEVKDFLHIKEKYNNDWWIGRLVKEGSDVGFIPSPVKIENMKLQQSTQSRTGKLGTNSSKLPMSPTRKSTSSLLSNKAATLPLSSKASHASFPHHSKSSSGSNLGDVVAIANSKSSNSRGSTPPTPGVDTEQNGVDEDTDSLGKSKGSTMSPQPKEKRKPFFKKQENVPPYDVVPSMRPVVLVGPSLKGYEVTDMMQKALFDYLKHRFEGRIAITRVTADIALAKRSVLNNPNKRVIMERSNSRSSSIAEVQAEIERIFELARSMQLIVLDCDTINHPAQLAKTSLAPFIVYLKIANPKVLTRLIKSRGKSQSRNLNVQLVASDKLAQCSPDMFDVILDENQLEDACEHLADYLEAYWNATRPQIQTGPPKPPPVHNAVARTMSPLTNLLSRVNSSHGHRDSDKHHQRERERDHDRDHDRKREIELERRDRGGDHRDRISEQDQFDEFRRDERDRPRDFPRRDELDRYEDRYDNRYADERYQMQERSRDRGYDSRDPRYDHDPRDMRDPRMDHDRQSRADRNTIERDRLRDRNYDYVERDHRGDRHTIERDVYYDREHDPYDRDRDYENRHPMDRERPERARSRERSEYRDDRDRMGYMHSSPGYSSSQRPSSQSRYPDQGPPRERLIRDQSPAAMRASHIKT from the exons GGATCAGAAGACTCTAACTATGGCCGCCCATCAGATTCAGACCTCTCACTAGATGAAGAAAGGGAAGCGATCAAAAGGGAAACCGAGAGGCAAGCAAGGGTGCAACTAGAAAAAGCCAAG TTAAAACCTGTAGCATTTGCTGTTAGAACTAATGTTAGTTTTGACGGTTCATTAGACGATGACTCCCCAGTCCAAGGTGCTGCTATCTCCTTTGAGGTCAAAGATTTTTTACACATAAAAGAG AAATACAACAATGACTGGTGGATAGGCAGGCTAGTGAAGGAAGGCAGTGATGTTGGCTTCATACCCAGCCCTGTCAAGATTGAAAACATGAAGTTGCAACAATCAACGCAAAGTAGAACAGGAAAATTAGGCACCAA TAGCAGTAAGTTACCGATGTCCCCGACGAGAAAGTCGACGTCATCGTTACTCTCGAATAAAGCTGCAACCCTACCCCTCAGTAGTAAAGCTAGTCATGCCTCTTTCCCTCACCATAGCAAATCTAGCAGTGGTTCTAACCTGGGAGATGTCGTTGCCATAGCAAATTCCAAATCATCTAACTCAAGAGGATCAACTCCACCAACACCAG GTGTTGACACTGAACAGAATGGGGTGGACGAAGACACGGACTCCCTAGGCAAGTCAAAAGGAAGCACCATGTCACCTCAGCCAAAGGAGAAAAGGAAACCATTCTTCAAAAAG CAAGAAAATGTACCTCCATATGATGTTGTGCCTTCAATGCGGCCAGTGGTGTTAGTGGGTCCATCATTGAAAGGCTATGAGGTAACAGACATGATGCAGAAGGCATTATTTGACTATCTCAAACATAGATTTGAAGGAAG GATAGCAATAACAAGAGTGACAGCAGACATAGCATTAGCCAAGCGTTCAGTACTGAACAATCCAAATAAACGTGTAATAATGGAGAGGTCAAACAGTAGGTCTTCTAGTATAG CTGAAGTGCAAGCAGAAATAGAGAGGATCTTTGAATTAGCCAGATCAATGCAGCTGATAGTGTTAGACTGTGATACCATCAACCACCCTGCCCAACTAGCCAAGACTTCACTCGCACCATTTATAGTATATCTCAAAATAGCTAATCCAAAA GTTTTAACAAGACTCATCAAATCCAGGGGGAAATCGCAGAGTAGAAATCTGAATGTACAGCTGGTAGCATCAGACAAACTAGCACAGTGTTCGCCG GATATGTTTGACGTAATTTTAGATGAAAACCAACTAGAGGATGCTTGTGAGCATTTAGCAGATTATTTAGAAGCGTATTGGAATGCAACTCGTCCACAGATTCAAACAGGTCCACCGAAACCACCCCCAGTTCATAATGCAGTTGCACGAACAATGTCACCACTAACTAACTTATTGTCGCGAGTGAACTCGTCTCATGGACACCGCGACAGTGACAAGCATCATCAGAGGGAACGTGAGCGAGATCATGACAGAGACCACGACAGGAAACGTGAAATAGAACTTGAGAGGCGGGACAGGGGTGGTGATCACCGAGACAGGATTTCTGAACAAGATCAATTCGATGAGTTTCGTCGGGACGAACGCGACAGGCCAAGAGATTTTCCAAGACGCGATGAACTAGATCGATACGAagatcgctatgacaatagatATGCTGATGAGAGATATCAGATGCAAGAACGGTCACGGGATCGGGGTTATGATTCTCGTGATCCTCGATACGATCATGACCCCAGAGACATGCGTGACCCACGAATGGATCATGACAGGCAATCAAGAGCTGACCGAAACACAATTGAACGTGACCGGTTGCGAGATAGGAATTACGATTATGTTGAACGAGATCATAGAGGAGACAGGCACACTATAGAACGGGATGTATATTACGATCGTGAACATGATCCTTATGATAGAGACCGGGATTACGAAAACCGGCACCCCATGGATCGGGAGCGACCCGAAAGGGCACGAAGTCGTGAACGTTCTGAGTACCGTGATGACAGAGATAGAATGGGATATATGCATTCTAGTCCTGGGTATTCAAGCTCGCAAAGACCGTCTTCACAATCTAGATACCCTGATCAAGGTCCGCCACGTGAACGATTGATACGTGATCAGTCACCAGCTGCCATGCGGGCATCACATATTAAAACTTAG
- the LOC139143358 gene encoding voltage-dependent L-type calcium channel subunit beta-1-like isoform X3, whose product MSHFSSVFSKIQAGRVDPMMAGSEDSNYGRPSDSDLSLDEEREAIKRETERQARVQLEKAKLKPVAFAVRTNVSFDGSLDDDSPVQGAAISFEVKDFLHIKEKYNNDWWIGRLVKEGSDVGFIPSPVKIENMKLQQSTQSRTGKLGTNSSKLPMSPTRKSTSSLLSNKAATLPLSSKASHASFPHHSKSSSGSNLGDVVAIANSKSSNSRGSTPPTPGVDTEQNGVDEDTDSLGKSKGSTMSPQPKEKRKPFFKKQENVPPYDVVPSMRPVVLVGPSLKGYEVTDMMQKALFDYLKHRFEGRIAITRVTADIALAKRSVLNNPNKRVIMERSNSRSSSIAEVQAEIERIFELARSMQLIVLDCDTINHPAQLAKTSLAPFIVYLKIANPKVLTRLIKSRGKSQSRNLNVQLVASDKLAQCSPDMFDVILDENQLEDACEHLADYLEAYWNATRPQIQTGPPKPPPVHNAVARTMSPLTNLLSRVNSSHGHRDSDKHHQRERERDHDRDHDRKREIELERRDRGGDHRDRISEQDQFDEFRRDERDRPRDFPRRDELDRYEDRYDNRYADERYQMQERSRDRGYDSRDPRYDHDPRDMRDPRMDHDRQSRADRNTIERDRLRDRNYDYVERDHRGDRHTIERDVYYDREHDPYDRDRDYENRHPMDRERPERARSRERSEYRDDRDRMGYMHSSPGYSSSQRPSSQSRYPDQGPPRERLIRDQSPAAMRASHIKT is encoded by the exons GGATCAGAAGACTCTAACTATGGCCGCCCATCAGATTCAGACCTCTCACTAGATGAAGAAAGGGAAGCGATCAAAAGGGAAACCGAGAGGCAAGCAAGGGTGCAACTAGAAAAAGCCAAG TTAAAACCTGTAGCATTTGCTGTTAGAACTAATGTTAGTTTTGACGGTTCATTAGACGATGACTCCCCAGTCCAAGGTGCTGCTATCTCCTTTGAGGTCAAAGATTTTTTACACATAAAAGAG AAATACAACAATGACTGGTGGATAGGCAGGCTAGTGAAGGAAGGCAGTGATGTTGGCTTCATACCCAGCCCTGTCAAGATTGAAAACATGAAGTTGCAACAATCAACGCAAAGTAGAACAGGAAAATTAGGCACCAA TAGCAGTAAGTTACCGATGTCCCCGACGAGAAAGTCGACGTCATCGTTACTCTCGAATAAAGCTGCAACCCTACCCCTCAGTAGTAAAGCTAGTCATGCCTCTTTCCCTCACCATAGCAAATCTAGCAGTGGTTCTAACCTGGGAGATGTCGTTGCCATAGCAAATTCCAAATCATCTAACTCAAGAGGATCAACTCCACCAACACCAG GTGTTGACACTGAACAGAATGGGGTGGACGAAGACACGGACTCCCTAGGCAAGTCAAAAGGAAGCACCATGTCACCTCAGCCAAAGGAGAAAAGGAAACCATTCTTCAAAAAG CAAGAAAATGTACCTCCATATGATGTTGTGCCTTCAATGCGGCCAGTGGTGTTAGTGGGTCCATCATTGAAAGGCTATGAGGTAACAGACATGATGCAGAAGGCATTATTTGACTATCTCAAACATAGATTTGAAGGAAG GATAGCAATAACAAGAGTGACAGCAGACATAGCATTAGCCAAGCGTTCAGTACTGAACAATCCAAATAAACGTGTAATAATGGAGAGGTCAAACAGTAGGTCTTCTAGTATAG CTGAAGTGCAAGCAGAAATAGAGAGGATCTTTGAATTAGCCAGATCAATGCAGCTGATAGTGTTAGACTGTGATACCATCAACCACCCTGCCCAACTAGCCAAGACTTCACTCGCACCATTTATAGTATATCTCAAAATAGCTAATCCAAAA GTTTTAACAAGACTCATCAAATCCAGGGGGAAATCGCAGAGTAGAAATCTGAATGTACAGCTGGTAGCATCAGACAAACTAGCACAGTGTTCGCCG GATATGTTTGACGTAATTTTAGATGAAAACCAACTAGAGGATGCTTGTGAGCATTTAGCAGATTATTTAGAAGCGTATTGGAATGCAACTCGTCCACAGATTCAAACAGGTCCACCGAAACCACCCCCAGTTCATAATGCAGTTGCACGAACAATGTCACCACTAACTAACTTATTGTCGCGAGTGAACTCGTCTCATGGACACCGCGACAGTGACAAGCATCATCAGAGGGAACGTGAGCGAGATCATGACAGAGACCACGACAGGAAACGTGAAATAGAACTTGAGAGGCGGGACAGGGGTGGTGATCACCGAGACAGGATTTCTGAACAAGATCAATTCGATGAGTTTCGTCGGGACGAACGCGACAGGCCAAGAGATTTTCCAAGACGCGATGAACTAGATCGATACGAagatcgctatgacaatagatATGCTGATGAGAGATATCAGATGCAAGAACGGTCACGGGATCGGGGTTATGATTCTCGTGATCCTCGATACGATCATGACCCCAGAGACATGCGTGACCCACGAATGGATCATGACAGGCAATCAAGAGCTGACCGAAACACAATTGAACGTGACCGGTTGCGAGATAGGAATTACGATTATGTTGAACGAGATCATAGAGGAGACAGGCACACTATAGAACGGGATGTATATTACGATCGTGAACATGATCCTTATGATAGAGACCGGGATTACGAAAACCGGCACCCCATGGATCGGGAGCGACCCGAAAGGGCACGAAGTCGTGAACGTTCTGAGTACCGTGATGACAGAGATAGAATGGGATATATGCATTCTAGTCCTGGGTATTCAAGCTCGCAAAGACCGTCTTCACAATCTAGATACCCTGATCAAGGTCCGCCACGTGAACGATTGATACGTGATCAGTCACCAGCTGCCATGCGGGCATCACATATTAAAACTTAG
- the LOC139143358 gene encoding voltage-dependent L-type calcium channel subunit beta-1-like isoform X1, protein MRGPTKNMARSPANLRDRDYETDVVPNHTQPVARGARRKGKFKQLDGSFSDTSSNSYIRQGSEDSNYGRPSDSDLSLDEEREAIKRETERQARVQLEKAKLKPVAFAVRTNVSFDGSLDDDSPVQGAAISFEVKDFLHIKEKYNNDWWIGRLVKEGSDVGFIPSPVKIENMKLQQSTQSRTGKLGTNSSKLPMSPTRKSTSSLLSNKAATLPLSSKASHASFPHHSKSSSGSNLGDVVAIANSKSSNSRGSTPPTPGVDTEQNGVDEDTDSLGKSKGSTMSPQPKEKRKPFFKKQENVPPYDVVPSMRPVVLVGPSLKGYEVTDMMQKALFDYLKHRFEGRIAITRVTADIALAKRSVLNNPNKRVIMERSNSRSSSIAEVQAEIERIFELARSMQLIVLDCDTINHPAQLAKTSLAPFIVYLKIANPKVLTRLIKSRGKSQSRNLNVQLVASDKLAQCSPDMFDVILDENQLEDACEHLADYLEAYWNATRPQIQTGPPKPPPVHNAVARTMSPLTNLLSRVNSSHGHRDSDKHHQRERERDHDRDHDRKREIELERRDRGGDHRDRISEQDQFDEFRRDERDRPRDFPRRDELDRYEDRYDNRYADERYQMQERSRDRGYDSRDPRYDHDPRDMRDPRMDHDRQSRADRNTIERDRLRDRNYDYVERDHRGDRHTIERDVYYDREHDPYDRDRDYENRHPMDRERPERARSRERSEYRDDRDRMGYMHSSPGYSSSQRPSSQSRYPDQGPPRERLIRDQSPAAMRASHIKT, encoded by the exons GGATCAGAAGACTCTAACTATGGCCGCCCATCAGATTCAGACCTCTCACTAGATGAAGAAAGGGAAGCGATCAAAAGGGAAACCGAGAGGCAAGCAAGGGTGCAACTAGAAAAAGCCAAG TTAAAACCTGTAGCATTTGCTGTTAGAACTAATGTTAGTTTTGACGGTTCATTAGACGATGACTCCCCAGTCCAAGGTGCTGCTATCTCCTTTGAGGTCAAAGATTTTTTACACATAAAAGAG AAATACAACAATGACTGGTGGATAGGCAGGCTAGTGAAGGAAGGCAGTGATGTTGGCTTCATACCCAGCCCTGTCAAGATTGAAAACATGAAGTTGCAACAATCAACGCAAAGTAGAACAGGAAAATTAGGCACCAA TAGCAGTAAGTTACCGATGTCCCCGACGAGAAAGTCGACGTCATCGTTACTCTCGAATAAAGCTGCAACCCTACCCCTCAGTAGTAAAGCTAGTCATGCCTCTTTCCCTCACCATAGCAAATCTAGCAGTGGTTCTAACCTGGGAGATGTCGTTGCCATAGCAAATTCCAAATCATCTAACTCAAGAGGATCAACTCCACCAACACCAG GTGTTGACACTGAACAGAATGGGGTGGACGAAGACACGGACTCCCTAGGCAAGTCAAAAGGAAGCACCATGTCACCTCAGCCAAAGGAGAAAAGGAAACCATTCTTCAAAAAG CAAGAAAATGTACCTCCATATGATGTTGTGCCTTCAATGCGGCCAGTGGTGTTAGTGGGTCCATCATTGAAAGGCTATGAGGTAACAGACATGATGCAGAAGGCATTATTTGACTATCTCAAACATAGATTTGAAGGAAG GATAGCAATAACAAGAGTGACAGCAGACATAGCATTAGCCAAGCGTTCAGTACTGAACAATCCAAATAAACGTGTAATAATGGAGAGGTCAAACAGTAGGTCTTCTAGTATAG CTGAAGTGCAAGCAGAAATAGAGAGGATCTTTGAATTAGCCAGATCAATGCAGCTGATAGTGTTAGACTGTGATACCATCAACCACCCTGCCCAACTAGCCAAGACTTCACTCGCACCATTTATAGTATATCTCAAAATAGCTAATCCAAAA GTTTTAACAAGACTCATCAAATCCAGGGGGAAATCGCAGAGTAGAAATCTGAATGTACAGCTGGTAGCATCAGACAAACTAGCACAGTGTTCGCCG GATATGTTTGACGTAATTTTAGATGAAAACCAACTAGAGGATGCTTGTGAGCATTTAGCAGATTATTTAGAAGCGTATTGGAATGCAACTCGTCCACAGATTCAAACAGGTCCACCGAAACCACCCCCAGTTCATAATGCAGTTGCACGAACAATGTCACCACTAACTAACTTATTGTCGCGAGTGAACTCGTCTCATGGACACCGCGACAGTGACAAGCATCATCAGAGGGAACGTGAGCGAGATCATGACAGAGACCACGACAGGAAACGTGAAATAGAACTTGAGAGGCGGGACAGGGGTGGTGATCACCGAGACAGGATTTCTGAACAAGATCAATTCGATGAGTTTCGTCGGGACGAACGCGACAGGCCAAGAGATTTTCCAAGACGCGATGAACTAGATCGATACGAagatcgctatgacaatagatATGCTGATGAGAGATATCAGATGCAAGAACGGTCACGGGATCGGGGTTATGATTCTCGTGATCCTCGATACGATCATGACCCCAGAGACATGCGTGACCCACGAATGGATCATGACAGGCAATCAAGAGCTGACCGAAACACAATTGAACGTGACCGGTTGCGAGATAGGAATTACGATTATGTTGAACGAGATCATAGAGGAGACAGGCACACTATAGAACGGGATGTATATTACGATCGTGAACATGATCCTTATGATAGAGACCGGGATTACGAAAACCGGCACCCCATGGATCGGGAGCGACCCGAAAGGGCACGAAGTCGTGAACGTTCTGAGTACCGTGATGACAGAGATAGAATGGGATATATGCATTCTAGTCCTGGGTATTCAAGCTCGCAAAGACCGTCTTCACAATCTAGATACCCTGATCAAGGTCCGCCACGTGAACGATTGATACGTGATCAGTCACCAGCTGCCATGCGGGCATCACATATTAAAACTTAG